In Oreochromis niloticus isolate F11D_XX linkage group LG18, O_niloticus_UMD_NMBU, whole genome shotgun sequence, one genomic interval encodes:
- the LOC100703940 gene encoding myomegalin isoform X3, which translates to MFDLKMKEVCRICGRELCGNQRKWIFHPAAKLNLHVLLSYAVGRELTRDGRGEFACSKCTFMLDRMYRFDTVIARVEALSIERLQRLLQEKHRLRQCISGLYRKTNSDEGAVTLSGSDDGPGDGMVDISGLTHAKYCALLQEDLVYSLYESWADDSLDCHHHHHPQCPAAPGSEVTVAGSQRCAPSTPRRCRGCSYWRVADSDYEAVCKVPRKLARSISCGPSTRYSASVVGGSLTGGGAGGEGERKYVEDSEDIPSSQTLVPGSQDPSRTSDSDRTLAGRASSSPSIASLEAAEEYIQPGAITDGPLSSPVDAIEDQISDSLSEEHMGAPLGQASPRRTFSLALSLLQSCAVYRPVRSTKGSKLPVLLRRSSSNGGTRLSFTDPMIGMPYGSPNGERHSHMPTPELETPLIRVDTGLDQDLNLADMEKLFEDLYKEYPPPPPHQSLVEEQQSQLNQYECAAGQCVSELQKAQLQVQSLQAKIQESEANNMKLQEKLSEMECELRSLRQASQSQERTIQGLTESLSTKDNEAQELYQLIEGQNTTLCKLQEIAHRSQLAQSKAPAGVSESLALAQLQGELVGVQSSLFSLGLELEASQRSLRQSQRQADDLMRFKERLNSDLQEALQHREVTEKHNQDLRCALHKLRTELQAKEAALKESEAEKHALTQEKDRSVAQLKSTLQDKEQQLQEYSEMVESTGSSKPNPRDALLEKLRERIKERDRALEQSIDDKFRCVEEREGQVRRLQLALREKERDLERLRCILSNNEETITSLDGLVRGKELELEQAAEAYRNLQWLKQQSDEKERNSLREKDTIITQLQAALQTRSQETQDLTAALIARVQAGPTEVVEELKARLALKEKLFQELLADRSRQSKEHQAQIQDLLSTLSSKDQYLQDYSYRLSLVISERTGQLQELRKQLSEREQELHELRWDKERDTGGETEHLQSLLKEKEAFIKELMKAQEEAMQPFSKESEAEIKALKEDMQLVLKKEAEAQKEISALRSSLAQQQSEGDATKDSTDHKHVLEQLVSEYNKLNDALRAEKRLYQNLTHIHKSDSSEKIRALHMELDSVQALRRQLEEVLSRTRNTALLLDRAAKRQPDFGELSTEEEEGDDEDGSSEEFTDSIEEDDDSVNARSLTSGQASVKAQGPECVTRGLVREAQSQRADVKQLDEAKKTLEFELEEIKSQLERDGYTSVAQMRSALQKLQRENQALKENQVRAGVVGTNTEKSLSPEEEQEEEEEEEEEDEEEEEEEEEEDEEEEEEEDTEEEDELETSPVPAGKRGPPCVSLSSEPGKRHCMRPCSLNLGTLTSHHLTHQPEAETAVAGDSSQVRALWRDKEDGLREQASRLHADLTLSQQENRELQERLMVSEATVQAQAEQLKEYRDLLTETSVQQANKQVQVDLQDLGYETCGRSENEAEREDTSSPEFDDLEMCTSLSHPQDCEVGGWYAGSCSSNRGAYEMRDESASLQHLVQDLRSQLTRCHKVIRGLQLRVRSLSATSDYASSLERTPRKVNWALERSPAPSGVDEDEGWLSDTQGARPGSKPSRELQELMERVASLEAQLKTTRSEGKGQAEEGKCATWPGKYNSLIQAQARELSHLRQRMREGQGVCHILTQHLGDTTKAFEELLRANDIDYYMGQSFREQLAQSTALAQRVVTKISGRERAESHDDKTGHELLALRLSKELQQKDKIIESLHTKLQHRPETPSSCHALSETTDQSDRTSLVSDEYQTNEDLELCSDLDTREYQEEHRLRQPGLGSDPEVRSSIPPPLPPPPLHGLLKSSSSCPNMLCTAAVGLTRALFSEPVSSSFSIPSGPDGWGHEVMFDPRPRALSVMAVRPELDTLYKQMNEQNRGFPEAHDKALFTLSPDHHNQHGLSSYSQLSHHAFQPYQLGGIPTGHLMKSDSGLMSGGPLWDMENLVGSYSGSSAHQPGSSQTGVNLIEEHLQEVRCLRQRLEESIRTNERLRQQLEEKLATTGRDGGAPTNIYIQGLDTVTQLSNEIRVLKEENLGLQSRLQASTVSPVLSDTSEEVVQLREAVFTARARLKQSELEAEQWKEELRRLQAHSQEQGQQIHTLRQERQVGQEKTNRLQHEVSLLQQQLCESRELIHSLQSELHVYDRVCSSTKANKGYLCEVPVLPVELGELLGEVRSLRAQLQNSVQENSALKQLELHKQLEQKLGVGSPRTPSLSALTASPQRENFYRRQLLHDPAPSPPVRDIGLFNCGSPGPPYSDLDDSHSTANADPLDPHSELEGDAPDGSFANRNGRHAIGHVDDFSALQQQVLEGRSLVQRMEMTLQACLGPPMLDVNQKQSSELILDYGCVRSLLSNTKTLRQILEEAMSLLKMFWRAALPSTDPSIQNLKKEQCMQEEILSLKLRVSEQEEVLKGTIQRLRSTSRTKESMEHFIVSQLSRTRDVLKKARTNLETNKLRLSSLSPSSSSPYAAEEPGGAARERPADRSFLKAGGASGVTPTRASQRMAARKRSSQCLL; encoded by the exons ATGTTTGATCTCAAGATGAAGGAGGTGTGTCGTATTTGTGGACGGGAACTCTGTGGCAACCAGCGAAAATGGATCTTCCATCCTGCTGCCAAACTCAACCTGCACGTGCTGCTCTCTTATGCTGTGGGGCGGGAGCTGACCCGGGACGGCAGAGGAGAGTTTGCCTGCTCCAAGTGCACCTTCATGCTGGACCGCATGTACCGCTTCGACACAGTCATCGCCCGTGTGGAGGCCCTGTCCATCGAGAGGTTGCAGCGGCTTCTGCAGGAGAAGCATCGACTGAGGCAGTGCATCAGCGGGCTCTATCGGAAAACAAATTCAGACGAAGGGGCTGTAACATTAAGTGGAAGTGATGACGGACCAGGGGATGGGATGGTGGATATTTCAGGGCTAACTCATGCAAAGTATTGTGCCCTGCTCCAGGAGGATCTCGTCTACTCTTTGTATGAGTCCTGGGCAGATGACAGCCTGGACTgccaccatcaccaccatccTCAATGTCCTGCTGCTCCAGGGTCAGAGGTTACAGTTGCAGGCTCACAACGGTGTGCGCCCAGCACTCCCAGAAGGTGCCGGGGATGTTCTTATTGGCGGGTGGCAGACTCTGATTATGAAGCTGTCTGTAAGGTGCCCAGAAAGTTGGCCCGGAGTATTTCTTGTGGGCCATCAACCAGATATTCAGCCAGTGTGGTTGGGGGAAGTTTGACTGGAGGTGGTGCAGgtggagaaggagagaggaaatATGTGGAAGATTCAGAAGACATCCCCTCCTCTCAGACTCTAGTTCCTGGATCTCAGGACCCCTCGAGGACCTCAGATAGTGATCGCACTCTAGCTGGCCGAGCCAGCTCAAGCCCCTCTATAGCATCCCTGGAGGCAGCTGAGGAATATATTCAGCCTGGAGCCATAACAGATGGACCCCTGAGCTCTCCAGTGGATGCAATAGAAGACCAGATATCTGACTCCCTCTCTGAGGAGCACATGGGAGCTCCACTTGGCCAGGCCTCTCCTAGACGCACTTTCTCTCTAGCCCTCTCTTTGCTGCAAAGCTGTGCTGTTTATCGGCCAGTCCGGAGCACAAAAGGGAGCAAGCTCCCAGTCTTGCTCCGACGAAGCTCCAGCAACGGGGGCACAAGGTTGTCCTTTACCGATCCCATGATAGGAATGCCTTATGGAAGCCCAAACGGAGAGAGACACAGTCACATGCCAACACCTGAGCTGGAGACCCCTCTGATCAGAGTGGACACTGGGCTGGATCAGGATCTGAACCTGGCAGACATGGAGAAATTATTTGAAGATTTGTACAAAGAgtatcctcctcctcctccccatcaG AGTCTTGTTGAAGAGCAGCAGAGCCAGCTGAACCAGTATGAGTGTGCGGCCGGTCAGTGTGTCAGCGAGCTGCAGAAGGCCCAGCTCCAGGTCCAATCCCTGCAGGCCAAGATCCAGGAGAGTGAGGCCAACAACATG AAGCTGCAGGAGAAGCTGAGTGAGATGGAGTGCGAGCTACGTTCGCTTCGCCAGGCCTCTCAGAGTCAGGAAAGAACCATTCagggcctcacagagtctctcaGCACCAAAGACAACgag GCCCAGGAGCTGTACCAGCTGATTGAAGGGCAGAACACCACACTTTGCAAGCTGCAGGAAATAGCCCATCGCAGCCAGCTTGCTCAAAGCAAG GCTCCAGCAGGAGTTAGCGAGTCTTTGGCGCTCGCTCAGCTGCAGGGCGAGCTGGTCGGGGTGCAGAGCTCCCTCTTCTCTCTTGGTTTGGAGCTGGAGGCCAGCCAGAGGAGTCTGAGACAGAGCCAGAGGCAAGCCGATGACCTGATGAGGTTCAAGGAGAGACTAAACTCAGATCTACAGGAGgcactgcagcacagagaggtCACCGAAAAACACAATCAG GACCTGCGCTGCGCCCTTCACAAACTTCGCACTGAGCTTCAGGCCAAAGAAGCAGCTTTAAAGGAGAGcgaagcagagaaacacgctcTGACGCAGGAGAAAGACCGGAGTGTCGCACAGCTCAAAAGCACTCTGCAGGACAAGGAGCAACAGTTGCAG GAGTACTCAGAGATGGTGGAATCAACGGGAAGCTCCAAACCAAATCCAAGAGACGCCCTGCTGGAGAAACTGAGGGAGCGCATTAAAGAAAGAGACAGAGCTCTGGag CAATCCATCGATGACAAGTTCCGCTGTGTGGAGGAGCGTGAGGGCCAGGTgaggaggctgcagctggctcTGAGAGAGAAGGAGCGAGACCTGGAGAGACTCCGCTGCATTCTCTCCAACAACGAGGAGACCATCACG AGTCTTGACGGTTTGGTGCGGGGTAAAGAGCTGGAGCTGGAGCAGGCAGCAGAGGCCTACAGGAACCTCCAGTGGTTGAAACAGCAGAGCGACGAGAAGGAGAGAAACTCcctgagagagaaagacaccATCATAACCCAGCTACAAGCAGCACTACAGACACGCAGCCAGGAGACTCAG GATCTCACAGCTGCCCTCATCGCCAGAGTTCAGGCCGGTCCCACTGAGGTTGTGGAGGAGCTGAAGGCTCGGCTGGCTCTGAAAGAGAAACTCTTCCAGGAGCTTTTGGCAGACCGCAGCCGGCAATCTAAGGAACACCAAGCACAGATCCAGGATCTGCTCAGCACTCTCAGCTCCAAAGACCAGTATCTGCAG GACTACTCCTACAGGCTTTCCTTAGTGATCAGTGAGCGGACTGGCCAGCTACAGGAGCTTCGCAAGCAGCTGTCAGAAAGAGAGCAGGAGCTGCATGAACTGAGATGGGACAAGGAGAGAGACACGGGAGGAGAGACGGAGCATCTCCAGAGTCTCCTTAAAGAGAAGGAGGCCTTTATCAAG GAGCTGATGAAGGCCCAGGAAGAGGCCATGCAGCCGTTTTCCAAGGAGAGCGAGGCAGAGATCAAGGCTCTGAAGGAAGACATGCAGCTGGTGCTGAAAAAGGAGGCAGAGGCTCAG AAGGAGATCTCTGCCCTGCGTTCGTCTTTAGCTCAGCAGCAGTCAGAAGGAGATGCCACAAAAGACAGCACTGATCACAAA CATGTGCTGGAGCAGCTGGTATCAGAGTACAACAAGCTGAATGACGCCCTGAGGGCAGAGAAGAGGTTATACCAAAAtctcactcacattcacaagaGTGACAG CTCAGAGAAGATCCGGGCCCTCCACATGGAGTTGGATTCAGTTCAGGCACTCCGCAGACAGCTGGAGGAGGTCCTGTCTCGGACCCGTAACACGGCCCTGCTACTGGACAGGGCAGCTAAAAGGCAGCCTGACTTTGGAG AGCTTAgcacagaggaggaagagggagacGATGAAGACGGCAGCAGTGAGGAGTTCACAGACAGCATAGAGGAGGATGACGACAGTGTGAATGCCAGAAGTTTGACCTCCGGTCAG GCTTCGGTTAAGGCTCAAGGACCTGAGTGTGTGACCCGAGGGCTGGTGAGGGAGGCACAGTCCCAGAGAGCTGATGTAAAGCAGCTCGATGAAGCAAAGAAGACACTCGAGTTTGAGCTTGAAGAAATAAAGTCACAGCTGGAGAGGGATGGATACACCTCTGTAGCTCAGATGAG GAGTGCCCTGCAGAAGCTGCAAAGGGAAAACCAGGCCCTGAAAGAAAACCAAGTACGAGCTGGAGTGGTggggacaaacacagagaagagTCTGAGCCcagaagaagaacaggaagaagaagaagaggaggaagaagaagatgaggaggaggaggaagaagaggaagaagaagacgaggaggaggaggaggaagaggatacTGAGGAAGAAGATGAACTGGAAACATCTCCGGTGCCGGCAGGGAAGCGAGGTCCTCCATGTGTTAGTCTGAGCAGCGAGCCGGGGAAGAGGCACTGCATGAGGCCATGCTCTCTGAACCTGGGCACACTGACATCTCACCATCTCACACACCAACCTGAAGCG GAGACAGCGGTCGCTGGTGACAGCTCTCAGGTCAGAGCGCTCTGGCGAGATAAAGAGGATGGCCTCCGTGAGCAGGCATCTCGTCTGCACGCTGATCTGACTCTGAGCCAGCAGGAGAACAGAGAGCTGCAAGAGAGACTGATGGTGTCTGAGGCCACGGTCCAAGCTCAGGCCGAACAGCTGAAGGAGTACAGAGATCTGCTCA CCGAGACGTCTGTCCAGCAGGCCAACAAGCAGGTGCAGGTGGATCTTCAGGATCTGGGTTATGAAACTTGTGGCCGGAGTGAGAACGAAGCAGAGAGAGAAGACACCAGCAGCCCAG agTTTGACGACCTAGAGATGTGCACGTCGCTGTCCCATCCTCAGGACTGTGAGGTTGGTGGCTGGTACGCTGGAAGCTGCAGCAGCAACAGAGGCGCTTATGAAATGAGGGATGAGTCGGCGTCTCTCCAGCATCTGGTCCAGGATCTGCGCTCACAGCTGACTCGCTGTCACAAAGTGATCCGTGGACTGCAGCTCCGTGTCCGGTCTTTGTCTGCGACCAGCGACTATGCCTCCAGCTTGGAGCGCACTCCCCGCAAG GTAAACTGGGCACTTGAGAGATCACCAGCCCCGAGTGGTGTCGATGAGGATGAAGGCTGGTTATCTGATACCCAAGGGGCTCGTCCAGGGTCCAAGCCCAGCAGGGAGCTCCAAGAACTGATGGAACGAGTTGCATCTCTGGAGGCTCAGTTGAAAACTACCAGATCGGAGGGCAAAGGCCAAGCAGAAGAAGGGAAATGTGCCACCTGGCCTGG GAAGTACAACTCTCTGATCCAGGCTCAAGCTCGTGAGCTGTCCCACCTGAGGCAGCGCATGAGAGAAGGGCAAGGAGTCTGTCACATCCTGACCCAACACCTGGGAGACACCACCAAG GCTTTCGAGGAGCTCCTGCGGGCCAATGATATTGATTACTACATGGGTCAGAGCTTCAGAGAGCAGCTGGCACAGAGCACCGCCCTGGCACAAAGAGTGGTCACCAAGATTAGTGGAC GAGAACGTGCAGAGAGCCATGACGACAAGACAGGCCACGAGTTGCTCGCCTTGCG GTTGAGTAAGGAGTTGCAGCAAAAAGATAAAATCATTGAATCGCTCCACACGAAGCTGCAGCACCGCCCTGAGACCCCGTCCAGTTGCCACGCGCTCTCTGAGACGACGGACCAATCAGATAGGACCTCCTTGGTGTCCGATGAGTACCAAACCAATGAAGACTTGGAGCTGTGTTCTGATTTGGACACCAGGGAATATCAGGAGGAGCACCGCCTCCGGCAGCCAGGACTCGGATCAGATCCGGAAG TCCGTTCTTCTATCCCaccacctcttcctcctcctcctcttcatggCCTCCTCAAGTCTTCAAGCAGCTGTCCCAACATGCTTTGCACAGCCGCTGTGGGTTTGACCAGAG CCCTTTTCAGTGAGCctgtctcctcctccttctctatCCCCTCTGGCCCTGACGGCTGGGGTCACGAAGTTATGTTTGACCCCCGGCCCAGAGCTCTCTCTGTGATGGCTGTTCGCCCAGAGCTGGACACGCTGTACAAACAGATGAATGAGCAGAACAGGG GCTTCCCAGAGGCTCATGACAAGGCTCTGTTCACCCTTTCACCTGATCATCACAACCAGCATGGCCTGTCAAGCTACAGCCAGCTATCCCATCATGCCTTTCAACCCTACCAGCTGGGGGGCATCCCTACAGGCCACTTAATGAAGTCTGACTCAGGTTTAATGTCAGGAGGGCCTTTGTGGGACATGGAAAACTTGGTCGGAAGTTATTCTGGATCATCTGCACACCAACCAGGAAGCAGCCaaacag gGGTAAACTTAATAGAGGAACACCTGCAGGAGGTGAGGTGTCTTCGCCAACGCCTGGAGGAGTCCATTAGGACCAATGAGAGGCTTCGTCAGCAGCTTGAAGAAAAACTGGCCACCACTGGACGTGATGGAG gggCTCCAACCAACATTTATATTCAGGGACTGGACACAGTCACTCAGCTTTCCAATGAGATCAGAGTCCTGAAGGAAGAAAACTTGGGTCTGCAGTCCCGCTTGCAGGCCAGCACAG TCTCTCCTGTGCTCTCAGACACAAGTGAGGAGGTGGTACAATTGAGGGAGGCAGTGTTTACAGCACGCGCTCGCCTGAAGCAATCAGAGCTGGAAGCTGAGCAGTGGAAGGAGGAGCTCAGACGGCTTCAGGCCCACAGTCAGGAGCAGGGACAGCAGATTCACACATTAAGGCAGGAGCGACAGGTCGGGCAGGAGAAAACCAACAG GCTCCAGCACGAGGTGTCACTACTCCAGCAGCAGCTATGTGAGAGCAGGGAACTGATCCACTCCCTGCAGAGCGAACTACATGTCTATGATCGAGTGTGTTCCAGCACAAAGGCCAACAAAG GCTACCTGTGTGAGGTACCAGTTCTACCAGTAGAGCTGGGGGAGTTGTTGGGGGAGGTGAGGAGTCTACGGGCTCAGTTGCAAAACAGTGTCCAGGAGAACAGCGCTCTCAAACAGCTGGAGCTCCACAAGCAGCTGGAACAGAAGCTGGGCGTGGGCTCGCCTCGGACTCCCTCGCTCTCTGCTCTCACTGCCAGCCCTCAGAGGGAAAACTTCTACAGACGTCAGCTGCTTCATG ACCCAGCTCCATCTCCACCAGTCAGGGACATTGGTCTCTTTAACTGTGGATCTCCTGGTCCTCCCTACTCAGACTTGGATGACAGCCATAGCACTGCCAATG CAGACCCTCTTGATCCACACTCTGAGCTGGAAGGGGATGCGCCCGATGGATCATTTGCGAACCGTAATGGTCGTCACGCCATCGGTCACGTGGACGACTTCAGTGCTTTGCAGCAGcaagtcctcgagggccggagCCTCGTCCAGCGCATGGAGATGACCCTGCAGGCCTGCCTTGGTCCACCAATGCTGGATGTaaaccagaaacagagcagCGAGCTG ATTCTGGACTACGGATGTGTTAGGAGTCTTCTGTCTAACACCAAGACTCTGAGGCAGATCTTGGAGGAGGCGATGTCTCTGCTGAAGATGTTCTGGAGAGCAGCTCTTCCCAGCACGGATCCCTCCATCCAGAACCTTAAGAAG GAGCAGTGCATGCAGGAGGAGATCTTGTCCTTGAAACTGCGTGTGTCTGAGCAGGAAGAAGTTCTTAAGGGGACAATACAAAGACTGAGGAGCACCAGCCGCACCAAGGAGAGCATGGAGCACTTCATAGTCAGCCAGC TATCAAGGACTCGTGATGTGCTGAAAAAAGCAAGGACAAATTTAGAG ACGAATAAGCTGAGACTTTCGTCTCTAagtccctcctcttcctctccttaTGCTG